In the genome of Paenibacillus pabuli, the window TGTTGACATTAAAGAAGTATGGTTCCGTTCCAATATTGAGGAGCACGATTACCAAACGAAGCTTCGTAATGTGGTTAAGTTTTTGAAAGAAGGCGACAAGGTAAAATGTTCAGTTCGTTACCGCGGACGTGAAATTGCCCATGCAGCCATTGGTCAACGTATTTTGGAACGCGTAAAAACAGAAGTTGCAGAACTTTGCACCATCGAGCGCCAACCAAAATTGGAAGGCCGCAGTATGATCATGATTCTGGCTCCTAAAGCCTGATAACATTGAAGGAGGAAACACAAAATGCCTAAAATGAAAACACACAGCAGTTTGAAAGGACGCTTCAAAATTACCGGTTCCGGTAAAGTCCTGCGTTACAAAGCTCACAAAAACCACTTGCTTTCCCACAAATCAAAACGTGCTAAGCGCGTTCTGAACGGTAACCCAGTTATGGCTGCCGGGGACGTAAGACGTTTGAAGCAAGGTCTGGCTAACTTGAAAGGCTAATTCTAATTAGTACATTCCGTATGGGGGATCGGCTAGGGCCGTACACATACCACGGATACATTTATATTTATTTGGGAGGTTCTTTAATATGGCAAGAGTAAAAGGCGGTTTTGTAGTACGTCGTCGTCATAAAAAGGTTTTGAAACTGGCAAGAGGTTATTTCGGTTCCAAACACCGTATTTTTAAAACAGCTAACGAGCAAGTAATGAAATCCCTGGTATATGCATACCGTGACCGTCGCAACACAAAACGTAACTTCCGCAGACTGTGGATCGTTCGTATCAATGCTGCAGCACGTATGAATGGTTTGTCTTACAACAAACTGATTCATGGATTGAAACTTGCTGGTGTAGACATGAACCGCAAAATGTTGGCTGATTTGGCCGTTAACGACATCAATGCGTTCAACTCTTTGGCTACTGTAGCTAAAAGCAAAATCAACGCTTAAAATTTGTTATGCAAGCCGCCGTACCTATGGCGGCTTTTTTTACGGCCTGAAGATGCATCTACCCAATAAGAACGGGTGGAATGAAACGAATATGTTGCACTCTGTATGGGAACAATGAAACAGGATGTGGGAATACATAAAATACGAACGGTGCATAAATGCAAATGAAAACAGGGTGATTCCACTTCTTACTAGGGAGTATGGAAAGTTTTTGTTATATAACGTCACATCGCTATAACGTTAGTGTGTTAAATCGTTAAATTATTAAGCGCTTTCAATAAAATTAGAGCAAAAATAAGTGAGATTTAGTGATGAAACATCTGGATTTTACCACGGGTTGAATGTATAATCACCTCTGTAGGCTAGTCCTAAAATTTTCTCTTCAAGTCATAATGTTCGGTTTTTCGACAGGTGACACAATTGTTGAACGGTTAGAATGCGCTTTTAATGTCGAAGAAACCATACATTCTGCATAAAAGCCATATTATCGATCTGTTGATCCGTTCCATTTTGGCCTGAACAGGAATTAGGTATATATCATTAAGGGGGAACAAGAGAAATGAAAAAGATGCTCAGCTTGTCTTTGGTCATGTTGCTGGCAGTATCGGTTATGCTCGCAGGTTGCGGTAGCAAACCGAAAGAAGAAACAAATGCCGGAGGAACTACAGGTGGCGAAAACACTGAAGCTAAATCCGATTTGAAAATCGGTATGGTTACTGACGTCGGTGGCGTTAACGACAAATCGTTTAACCAATCTGCTTGGGAAGCTCTGCAAGCAACTGAAACTGAAACAGGTGTAGCTGTTAAATACCTGCAAAGTAAATCTGATGAAGAGTACATTCCAAACCTGAACGAGTTCGTTAAAGGTGGATATGATCTGACTTGGGGTATCGGTTTCCAATTGGCTGATGCGATCAAGACTGTAGCTGAACAAAATCCTGATTCCAAACTCGCGATCATCGACAGTGTTGTTGATGCTCCTAACGTTAAATCGGTAACATTTGCTGAAGAAGAAGGTTCTTTCCTGGTAGGTGTGGTAGCTGGTCTGACAACTAAATCGAACAAAATTGGTTTTGTTGGCGGTATGGAAAGCCCACTGATCAAAAAGTTTGAAGTAGGTTTCAGAGAAGGCGTTAAAGCGGTTAATCCTAATGCCGAGTTCATTTCAAACTACACTGGTGCATTTGATAAGCCTGACCTGGGTAAAGCAGCAGCAGCAACACTCTACAACAAAGGCGTAGATATTATTTTCCACGCTTCCGGTGCTACGGGTAATGGTGTGTTCAACGAAGCAATCGCTCGTAAAAAACAAGGTCAAGACGTTTGGGTTATCGGTGTAGATAAAGACCAATCTCTTGAATTTGGTGATGATGTAACACTGACTTCCATGATCAAAAAAGTTGACGAAGCTGTTAAGCGTGTAAACCAAGAAATTATCGATGGTACATTCAAAGGCGGAGCTGAGAACCTGACTTTGAAAGAAAACGGTGTAGGTGTCGCTGATACTTCTACGAAAAATGTTTCTGCTGATGTACTTGCCAAAGTGGACGAGTACAAAGAAAAAATCATCAACGGCGAAATCAAAGTTCCTACAGAGTAATCTGATTCTGCTGTAAAAATGAATCATCATCGAGGCCGGTCTTGACCGGCCTTATGATTGTCAGAGTAGGAAAATTTGCTCAGGTCATCATAACAATTGTACAAGTTATGTATTATGTGCTTTGGGATTAGCCCACGGTAAAAGCAAGAAGACTTCGTATCAACGCTCCGGTAGGAGCTTTTCTTAAGATTATGGAATGCAGAAGTTTCATTGAAACTGAAGGATTCGATAACCTCAAGAAAAAGTACCGCTAGAATGCGGTCATCTTCCTTGAATAAACGTCGATAGACGTTTTTCTTACGTTTGCGGAACCAAACTATATCAGGTATAAGGGTGATTACATGGGTGCAGCAACCCCCGTCGTTGAGTTGAAACAAATCACGAAGCGTTTCCCAGGCATTGTTGCCAACGACGCCATCAGCCTTCAGCTTCGTAAAGGCGAGATCCATGCTCTACTGGGCGAAAACGGCGCTGGTAAATCAACGTTGATGAATATTGTCTTTGGTCTCTATCAGCCGGATGAAGGTTCCATTGAAGTGAATGGCAAGCCTGTCATCATCGACAGCCCTAACAAAGCAATCGATCTTGGCATCGGCATGGTGCATCAGCACTTTAAGCTTGTACAGCCGTTCACGGTAACAGAGAACATTATTTTGGGATCTGAACCAAGGAAAGGTCTCAACATTAATTATAAAAAAGCTGCTGCTGAAGTGCAGCGTCTGTCTGAACAGTATGGACTCAAAGTGAATCCGCATGCCAAAATTCATGACATTTCTGTCGGAATGCAGCAACGTGTTGAAATTGTAAAAACGTTGTATCGTGGTGCAGACATTCTTATTTTTGACGAGCCTACTGCTGTATTAACACCGCAGGAAATCAAAGAACTGATGGTAATCATGAAAAAATTGGTGGCCGAAGGCAAGTCCATTATTCTGATTACACACAAACTGAAAGAAATCATGGAAATTTCCGATACGGTGACGATTATTCGTCGTGGTAAAGTGATTGATTCAGTTATCACATCAGAAACGAATCCGAATGAGCTGGCAGAAAAAATGGTTGGTCGCAATGTCACATTTAAAGTGGACAAAAAGCCAGCGACTCCAGGAAACAATGTGCTTGAAGTTAGCAAATTGACCGCCAAAAATAAAGAAGGTATCTCGGTACTGAACGAACTCAACCTGAATGTACGTGCAGGAGAGATTGTAGGAATCGCAGGTGTTGATGGTAATGGACAGAGCGAACTAATTGAGGCTCTTACCGGACTGCGTAAAGTAGATAGTGGCTCAATTCGCCTGGAGGGCAAAGAGCTGTCCAATCATTCTCCACGGCATATTTCAGAGTCGGGTGTAGCCCATATTCCGGAAGACCGGCACAAACATGGACTTGTCCTTGATTTTTCCGTGAGTGAAAATATTGTCCTGGAATCATATTATAAAGCTCCTTATACTCGTAAAGGATTCCTTAACTTCGATGCGATCAAGAAGCAAGCGAAGCGTCTTGTCGAGGCATTTGATGTGCGTACACCAAGCATTGAAACGAAGGCCCGCTCCTTATCGGGAGGGAACCAACAGAAAGCCATTATCGCACGTGAGGTTGATAAGAACCCAGAACTGCTTATTGCTGCTCAGCCAACTCGTGGTCTGGACGTAGGTGCTATTGAGTTTGTTCAAAAACAATTGATTGCACAACGTGATCAGGGCAAAGCGGTATTGCTGATCTCATTCGAGCTGGATGAAATTATCAACGTATCCGACCGAATTGCTGTCATCTATGAAGGACAGATCGTGGGCGAGGTGCTGCCGGAAGAAACCAATGACAGGGAGCTCGGCTTAATGATGGCGGGCAGCACCCAAAAGAGAGGTACTGTGCATGAGTAACGTATTGAAATGGTTTACCCGTGATTCATTTATATTACCTATTGTGGCCATCATTATGGGTCTGATCCTCGGTGGTATTGTCATGCTGATTGGCGGATACAATCCAATTGAAGCGTACAGTGCATTGTTTACGAAGGTTTTCGGAGACATGTATAACTTTGGTGAAGCGGTACGCGAAATGACACCGCTGATTATGACAGGACTTGCATTTGCATTTGCGGCACGTGCAGGACTGTTTAATATCGGGGGAGAAGGACAATTTCTCGTCGGCATGACTGCAGCGACTTTTGTAGGCGTAAAGTTTGCAGGTCTGCCAATCTACATTCATGCTCCACTGGCTTTGATCGCTGGTGCAGTATTTGGTGGCCTGTGGGCAGCTATTGCAGGTTACCTGAAAGCGGCGCGTGGAGTTAACGAAGTTATCAGTAGTATCATGCTGAACTGGATTGGTCTGTATTTGGCCAATCTGATCGTGCGCCAATTCCTGCTGTTAAAAGGTGAAAATCGTTCGGTGGATATCAGTGATACCGCATCGATTAGTCTGACATGGCTTTCCGAACTGATGGGCAACTCCCGTGTGCACTTGGGTACACTAATTGCACTCGTTATAGCTGTGGTCTTTTATATATACATGTGGAAAACAAAGCAAGGTTATGAAATTCGTGCTGTAGGTCTTAACCCTAATGCGGCAGAGTATGCAGGTATGCATGTCAATCGCAATATCGTTAAAGCCATGTTTATCAGTGGTATGCTCGCAGGTCTTGGCGGTGCGTTCCAGGTACTCGGGGTGTTCCAATATCAGACCGTTATGTCGGGCTCGCCAGGAACAGGTTTTGACGGCATCGCGGTTGCGCTGATTGGTTTGAATCATCCGTTTGGTGTGCTGCTGGGCGCATTGTTGTTTGGCACGCTTACTTATGGATCTGCGGGAATGAGCTTTGCTGCGGATGTACCGCCCGAGATTATTCGGATTGTGATCGGTTCGATTATCTTCTTCATTGCGGCACAAGGCATCGTGCGCTGGGTACTTAAACCGTTCTATTCCAAGCGCAAGAAAGAGAAGGTGTTGTAGATGGACTTGTTGACAATTGGGCAAATTATCAATACGACGCTTGTCTTTGCCACGGCATTGATTTTTGCATCCCTGGGCGGAATTTTCTCAGAAAAGTCGGGTGTAACCAACCTTGGACTTGAAGGTTTCATGGTATTTGGTGCGTTTGCTGCGGGGATTGCTGCGCATTATGCACAAGAAGCGGGCATGGGTGGAACGACATCTGCCTGGATGGGGATTTTGTTTGCTGTTGTGCTGGGTGTAGTTGTTTCACTGATCCACGCAGTTGCCTCAATTACGTTTAAGGCGGACCAAATTATAAGTGGTATCGTCATTAACTTCCTGGCAGCAGGAAGTACACTTTATTTGGTAAAACTGCTGTTTGAAGGATCGGGAGATTCACCTTTGGTACAAGGATTCAGCAAGTTTGATGTGCCGCTGTTAAAAGATATTCCTTTGCTGGGGGAAGCTTTCTTCAAAAATGTGTATCCGACAACATATCTGGCTATCTTGTTTGTTTTCCTAACTTATTACATTATGTACAAAACCCCATTCGGTCTTCGTCTTCGCTCGGTTGGTGAACATCCAAGTGCTGCGGATACCGTAGGTGTTAAAGTGCGTCGTTACCGTTATGTTGCGGTAATGATCAGTGGTGCGTTGGCCGCTATTGGTGGAGCAGCAATCACGCTGACTACGACAGGTACATTCTCTCATAATACGGTTTCCGGTCAAGGTTACATTGCGATTGCAGCGATGATCTTTGGTAAATGGAATCCGATTGGAGCCTTTGGGGCGGCTGTGTTCTTTGGTTTCTCACAAGCGATCCGGAACTATGTACAGCTGTTCGAATGGTCTCAAAGTATTCCCCAGGAAATTATTTATATGCTGCCTTATCTGCTCACTATTATCGTGCTCGTTGCGGCTGTTGGACGCTCTTCTGCTCCATCCGCACTCGGGGAACCGTACGATCCGGGGAAAAGGTAACAACAGATTTAATATTTTTTCCACATATTGCTTTACTTAAAGGTTCGCCTCGTGCGGGCCTTTTTTTTTTGTTTCT includes:
- a CDS encoding ABC transporter ATP-binding protein; this translates as MGAATPVVELKQITKRFPGIVANDAISLQLRKGEIHALLGENGAGKSTLMNIVFGLYQPDEGSIEVNGKPVIIDSPNKAIDLGIGMVHQHFKLVQPFTVTENIILGSEPRKGLNINYKKAAAEVQRLSEQYGLKVNPHAKIHDISVGMQQRVEIVKTLYRGADILIFDEPTAVLTPQEIKELMVIMKKLVAEGKSIILITHKLKEIMEISDTVTIIRRGKVIDSVITSETNPNELAEKMVGRNVTFKVDKKPATPGNNVLEVSKLTAKNKEGISVLNELNLNVRAGEIVGIAGVDGNGQSELIEALTGLRKVDSGSIRLEGKELSNHSPRHISESGVAHIPEDRHKHGLVLDFSVSENIVLESYYKAPYTRKGFLNFDAIKKQAKRLVEAFDVRTPSIETKARSLSGGNQQKAIIAREVDKNPELLIAAQPTRGLDVGAIEFVQKQLIAQRDQGKAVLLISFELDEIINVSDRIAVIYEGQIVGEVLPEETNDRELGLMMAGSTQKRGTVHE
- the infC gene encoding translation initiation factor IF-3, whose product is MINDEIRAKEVRLVGAEGEQIGIKPIREALQMAIDLNLDLVNVAPQAKPPVCRIMDYGKFRYEQQKKEKEARKNQKIVDIKEVWFRSNIEEHDYQTKLRNVVKFLKEGDKVKCSVRYRGREIAHAAIGQRILERVKTEVAELCTIERQPKLEGRSMIMILAPKA
- a CDS encoding BMP family lipoprotein, which encodes MKKMLSLSLVMLLAVSVMLAGCGSKPKEETNAGGTTGGENTEAKSDLKIGMVTDVGGVNDKSFNQSAWEALQATETETGVAVKYLQSKSDEEYIPNLNEFVKGGYDLTWGIGFQLADAIKTVAEQNPDSKLAIIDSVVDAPNVKSVTFAEEEGSFLVGVVAGLTTKSNKIGFVGGMESPLIKKFEVGFREGVKAVNPNAEFISNYTGAFDKPDLGKAAAATLYNKGVDIIFHASGATGNGVFNEAIARKKQGQDVWVIGVDKDQSLEFGDDVTLTSMIKKVDEAVKRVNQEIIDGTFKGGAENLTLKENGVGVADTSTKNVSADVLAKVDEYKEKIINGEIKVPTE
- a CDS encoding ABC transporter permease, whose product is MDLLTIGQIINTTLVFATALIFASLGGIFSEKSGVTNLGLEGFMVFGAFAAGIAAHYAQEAGMGGTTSAWMGILFAVVLGVVVSLIHAVASITFKADQIISGIVINFLAAGSTLYLVKLLFEGSGDSPLVQGFSKFDVPLLKDIPLLGEAFFKNVYPTTYLAILFVFLTYYIMYKTPFGLRLRSVGEHPSAADTVGVKVRRYRYVAVMISGALAAIGGAAITLTTTGTFSHNTVSGQGYIAIAAMIFGKWNPIGAFGAAVFFGFSQAIRNYVQLFEWSQSIPQEIIYMLPYLLTIIVLVAAVGRSSAPSALGEPYDPGKR
- a CDS encoding ABC transporter permease, which gives rise to MSNVLKWFTRDSFILPIVAIIMGLILGGIVMLIGGYNPIEAYSALFTKVFGDMYNFGEAVREMTPLIMTGLAFAFAARAGLFNIGGEGQFLVGMTAATFVGVKFAGLPIYIHAPLALIAGAVFGGLWAAIAGYLKAARGVNEVISSIMLNWIGLYLANLIVRQFLLLKGENRSVDISDTASISLTWLSELMGNSRVHLGTLIALVIAVVFYIYMWKTKQGYEIRAVGLNPNAAEYAGMHVNRNIVKAMFISGMLAGLGGAFQVLGVFQYQTVMSGSPGTGFDGIAVALIGLNHPFGVLLGALLFGTLTYGSAGMSFAADVPPEIIRIVIGSIIFFIAAQGIVRWVLKPFYSKRKKEKVL
- the rpmI gene encoding 50S ribosomal protein L35; this encodes MPKMKTHSSLKGRFKITGSGKVLRYKAHKNHLLSHKSKRAKRVLNGNPVMAAGDVRRLKQGLANLKG
- the rplT gene encoding 50S ribosomal protein L20; this encodes MARVKGGFVVRRRHKKVLKLARGYFGSKHRIFKTANEQVMKSLVYAYRDRRNTKRNFRRLWIVRINAAARMNGLSYNKLIHGLKLAGVDMNRKMLADLAVNDINAFNSLATVAKSKINA